One stretch of Qipengyuania gelatinilytica DNA includes these proteins:
- a CDS encoding sulfite exporter TauE/SafE family protein — MDILAGYEAAAVVVALLAAFGSAFVRGLTGFGMAILIVPVLALALSPVDAVLLTNFLSVFIGMSEIRRLLRSAEKSAWIIIALVAVTTPVGLYLLTITSPAIARVVIAFIALSAFVAILLPRRGALDHHPATTGGVGILSGLMTGYAGMPGPPVVPYYVGRDIPRETAKASMLLIFTCASTTGLLSGAAIGVLDWSLLLLAALLFPAVLLGNWLGNKASGRIEDRTWRICVGLVLGTAALAALWKAFG, encoded by the coding sequence GTGGATATTCTGGCAGGCTATGAGGCCGCTGCCGTCGTCGTCGCGCTGCTCGCCGCGTTCGGCTCTGCCTTCGTGCGCGGGTTGACGGGTTTTGGCATGGCAATTCTCATCGTGCCGGTGCTGGCGCTGGCGCTGTCGCCGGTCGATGCGGTGCTGCTGACCAATTTCCTCTCGGTCTTCATCGGCATGTCGGAGATCCGGCGGCTGCTGCGTAGCGCCGAGAAATCGGCTTGGATAATCATTGCGCTAGTGGCGGTGACGACGCCTGTTGGCCTGTACCTGCTCACCATCACCTCGCCCGCCATCGCGCGCGTGGTGATCGCTTTCATCGCCCTGTCGGCCTTCGTGGCCATCCTGCTGCCCCGTCGCGGTGCGCTCGACCACCATCCCGCGACCACCGGCGGGGTCGGCATCTTGAGCGGGCTGATGACCGGATATGCAGGCATGCCCGGCCCGCCGGTCGTGCCCTATTATGTCGGGCGCGACATCCCGCGCGAGACTGCCAAGGCCTCGATGCTGCTCATCTTTACTTGCGCGTCGACCACGGGGCTGTTGAGCGGCGCGGCGATCGGCGTGCTCGACTGGTCGTTGCTGCTGCTTGCCGCGCTGCTCTTCCCGGCGGTGCTGCTGGGGAACTGGCTCGGCAACAAGGCCTCGGGACGCATCGAGGACAGGACCTGGCGCATATGCGTGGGCCTCGTTCTCGGCACTGCCGCGCTCGCGGCGCTGTGGAAGGCATTCGGCTAG
- a CDS encoding M23 family metallopeptidase — translation MIIKRASLAFTMAAAGMLVAAAPAQAGTDGVTAATSAAEGAIDISKVADTAAGGDDAQFTELFARWENPTAAPAVTAPQVSVPSRMPLEDARLTSDYGMRTHPVLKRRLGHKGVDLAAPTGTPIYATADGYVSKAQRWSSYGNFVSIEHGARIQTRYAHMSSIAVAPGTRVKKGELIGYVGSTGRSTGPHLHYEVRIDGEAVNPVPYMIESEAQQAFALAIGEGGQGGNDEE, via the coding sequence ATGATCATCAAGCGCGCATCGCTTGCTTTCACCATGGCTGCTGCAGGAATGCTGGTTGCCGCCGCTCCGGCACAGGCCGGAACCGACGGCGTCACCGCTGCGACCTCCGCTGCCGAAGGCGCGATCGACATCTCGAAGGTCGCCGACACCGCTGCCGGTGGTGACGATGCACAGTTCACCGAACTTTTCGCCCGCTGGGAAAATCCGACCGCGGCTCCGGCCGTCACCGCTCCGCAGGTTTCGGTTCCTTCGCGCATGCCGCTCGAAGATGCACGCCTCACCAGCGATTACGGCATGCGCACGCATCCCGTTCTCAAGCGTCGCCTCGGTCACAAGGGCGTCGATCTCGCCGCTCCGACCGGCACGCCGATCTACGCCACTGCCGACGGTTACGTCTCGAAGGCACAGCGCTGGTCGAGCTATGGCAACTTCGTTTCGATCGAACATGGCGCCCGCATCCAGACCCGCTACGCTCACATGTCGAGCATCGCAGTCGCTCCGGGCACTCGCGTCAAGAAGGGTGAGCTCATTGGCTACGTCGGTTCGACCGGCCGTTCGACCGGCCCGCACCTTCACTATGAAGTCCGCATCGACGGCGAAGCGGTGAACCCGGTTCCCTACATGATCGAATCGGAAGCCCAGCAGGCCTTCGCGCTTGCGATCGGCGAAGGTGGCCAGGGTGGCAACGACGAAGAATAA
- a CDS encoding flotillin family protein, translated as MIGGATLLGIIIITFLLKMYRRASKEIAFVRTGVGGEKVVMNGGALVLPVFHETMPVNMNTLVLSVIRRDGEALITLDRLRIDVKAEFYVRVKPDAEAIAMAAQTLGQRTMQPEALKDLVEGKFVDALRSVAAGMTMNELHEQRADFVQKVQQVSSNDLAMNGLELESVSLTGLDQTSIEHFNANNAFDAEGLTKLTEQIEARKKLRNDIEQDTRVQMETKNLEADAKSFEIGRDKEYARLQQEREVEIRRAAQSSEIAREQAERSREADAARIEAKKQVDAQQIEADRLVEEARIDQQRALEIARQEQQIAVQNKSREESQAKAEADEARAKAVAAEEQVATSRETEIAERDKRIQLIEASKQAERDAISVRVEAEAEKDAATNRAEALRLEAQGEAEAEKLRAEAARVRFEVEAAGQKAINEAANILSSDQISLQTKMALLKVLPELVKESAKPMEAIESIKIVQVDGLTNGGKGGSGGAASVGGGSGNLATDAVSAALAYRAQAPVLDGLMKELGLDGSSLNSLVKGPAEQTGGFAVEEEAKEEPKALAANGKSEGDNKSADA; from the coding sequence ATGATCGGGGGTGCCACTCTACTCGGCATCATCATCATCACCTTCCTGCTGAAGATGTATCGCCGTGCCTCGAAGGAAATTGCCTTCGTGCGGACTGGCGTGGGCGGCGAAAAGGTCGTGATGAACGGGGGCGCTCTGGTGCTGCCGGTCTTCCACGAAACCATGCCGGTCAACATGAACACGCTGGTGCTTTCGGTCATCCGCCGCGATGGCGAAGCGCTGATCACGCTCGACCGCCTGCGGATCGACGTGAAGGCGGAATTCTACGTCCGCGTGAAGCCCGATGCCGAAGCGATCGCCATGGCGGCGCAGACGCTGGGCCAACGCACGATGCAGCCCGAAGCCCTGAAGGACCTCGTCGAAGGTAAGTTCGTCGACGCACTGCGCAGCGTTGCTGCCGGCATGACGATGAACGAGCTGCACGAACAGCGTGCCGACTTCGTCCAGAAGGTGCAGCAGGTGTCGTCGAACGACCTCGCCATGAACGGCCTGGAACTGGAATCGGTCTCGCTGACCGGTCTCGACCAGACGAGCATCGAGCACTTCAACGCCAACAACGCCTTCGACGCCGAAGGTCTGACCAAGCTGACCGAGCAGATCGAGGCGCGCAAGAAACTGCGCAACGACATCGAGCAGGACACGCGCGTGCAGATGGAGACGAAGAACCTCGAGGCGGATGCCAAGAGCTTCGAAATCGGGCGCGACAAGGAATACGCCCGCCTCCAGCAGGAGCGCGAGGTGGAAATCCGCCGCGCCGCGCAGTCCTCGGAAATCGCCCGCGAACAGGCAGAGCGCAGCCGTGAGGCCGACGCTGCCCGCATCGAGGCGAAGAAGCAGGTCGACGCACAGCAGATCGAAGCCGACCGTCTCGTCGAAGAGGCACGGATCGACCAGCAGCGCGCACTCGAAATCGCTCGGCAGGAGCAGCAGATCGCGGTCCAGAACAAGAGCCGCGAGGAAAGCCAGGCCAAGGCAGAGGCTGACGAAGCCCGCGCCAAGGCAGTCGCTGCCGAAGAGCAGGTCGCAACCAGCCGCGAAACCGAGATCGCAGAGCGTGACAAGCGCATCCAGCTGATCGAGGCTTCGAAGCAGGCAGAGCGCGACGCCATCAGCGTCCGCGTGGAAGCCGAGGCCGAGAAGGATGCTGCGACGAACCGCGCCGAAGCGCTGCGCCTCGAAGCGCAGGGTGAGGCCGAGGCCGAGAAGCTGCGTGCCGAAGCTGCACGCGTCCGCTTCGAAGTCGAGGCAGCCGGTCAGAAGGCGATCAACGAGGCAGCGAACATCCTGTCCTCGGACCAGATCAGCCTGCAGACCAAGATGGCCTTGCTCAAGGTCCTGCCCGAACTGGTCAAGGAAAGCGCCAAGCCGATGGAAGCGATCGAGAGCATCAAGATCGTCCAGGTCGACGGCCTTACCAATGGCGGGAAAGGCGGCTCCGGTGGAGCAGCCAGCGTCGGAGGCGGATCGGGCAATCTCGCGACCGACGCGGTCAGCGCAGCCCTTGCCTACCGCGCGCAGGCCCCGGTGCTCGACGGGCTGATGAAGGAACTGGGCCTCGACGGCTCGAGCCTCAACAGCCTGGTCAAGGGCCCGGCAGAGCAGACCGGCGGGTTCGCAGTCGAAGAAGAAGCCAAGGAAGAGCCCAAGGCCCTTGCGGCCAATGGCAAGTCCGAAGGCGACAACAAGTCCGCCGACGCCTGA
- a CDS encoding DUF4259 domain-containing protein, with product MGAWGAGPFDNDDALDAVDDLVSVEAIAAEFTAAGVEGDVEATESSRIIAAAECVAAMRGHPHPDLPDELAERVRAFGKPSLELFDRARDNVSAVMARSELGELWAEEGSGDWNREMTGLVARLNKPQAKAGKPKGAKKPFDNPSPCSFCNKPMGEEEMSMFDISLADGMGNSLKQGGWAHIACLNSALHPRHMIQNWQFDDELLDFATKKLRSED from the coding sequence ATGGGCGCTTGGGGAGCGGGCCCGTTCGACAATGACGATGCGCTCGACGCGGTCGACGACCTTGTCAGTGTCGAAGCGATTGCAGCCGAATTCACCGCCGCCGGGGTCGAGGGAGACGTCGAGGCCACCGAATCCAGCCGGATCATTGCCGCGGCCGAATGCGTCGCGGCCATGCGCGGCCATCCGCATCCCGACTTGCCCGATGAACTCGCCGAGCGGGTCCGGGCGTTCGGGAAGCCATCGCTCGAACTGTTCGACCGTGCCCGCGACAATGTCTCGGCGGTGATGGCCCGCAGCGAGCTGGGCGAGCTGTGGGCGGAAGAAGGATCGGGGGACTGGAACCGCGAGATGACCGGTCTGGTCGCGCGCCTCAACAAGCCGCAGGCCAAGGCGGGAAAGCCGAAGGGCGCCAAGAAGCCGTTCGACAATCCTTCACCCTGTTCCTTCTGCAACAAACCCATGGGCGAAGAAGAAATGTCGATGTTCGACATCTCGCTGGCCGACGGAATGGGCAATTCCCTGAAGCAGGGTGGCTGGGCCCATATCGCCTGCCTCAATTCAGCCCTTCATCCCCGGCACATGATCCAGAACTGGCAGTTCGACGATGAATTGCTCGACTTCGCGACGAAGAAGCTGCGCTCCGAAGACTGA
- a CDS encoding agmatine deiminase family protein → MNDTPRWTMPPEWAPQDWLWIGFPHDADEWPEVLPAAQEQIAAFANAVAESGQEVRLLVRDANNEQRARDLVSGSVKLERRAYGDVWLRDTGPLVLTDATGHRIAKRFGFNGWGGKYLMEGDQTIGAKLAEDEGLQLDVADWILEGGAIDGDGTGLVATTEQCLLNPNRNPQLTREEIEHRLKSDLGFTRVLWLGDGLINDHTDGHVDNLARFVGANTLALPRATGSDDPNADIYADAKARAEAAGVAVVEIPSPGRITSGDRIEPASYANFAITSHLVVVPTFGSPYDEEGVAAIAELFPDRATIGLRGDAVLAGGGGFHCASQQMPAARARI, encoded by the coding sequence ATGAACGACACGCCCCGATGGACCATGCCCCCCGAATGGGCACCGCAGGACTGGCTCTGGATCGGCTTCCCGCACGATGCCGACGAGTGGCCCGAGGTTCTCCCGGCGGCGCAGGAACAGATTGCCGCCTTCGCCAATGCAGTCGCCGAGAGCGGGCAGGAAGTGCGACTCCTGGTCCGCGATGCGAATAACGAGCAGCGTGCGCGCGACCTTGTCAGTGGCTCTGTGAAGCTGGAACGGCGCGCCTATGGCGATGTCTGGCTGCGCGACACCGGCCCGCTGGTGCTGACCGACGCCACCGGTCACCGCATCGCCAAGCGCTTTGGCTTCAACGGCTGGGGCGGGAAATACCTGATGGAAGGCGACCAGACCATCGGCGCGAAGCTGGCCGAAGACGAAGGGCTGCAGCTCGATGTCGCCGACTGGATCCTTGAAGGCGGGGCCATTGATGGCGACGGCACCGGCCTTGTCGCGACGACGGAGCAATGCCTGCTCAACCCCAATCGCAACCCGCAGCTGACCCGCGAGGAGATCGAACATCGGCTCAAGTCCGACCTCGGCTTTACCCGCGTGCTGTGGCTGGGCGACGGTCTCATCAACGACCACACCGACGGGCATGTCGACAATCTCGCCCGTTTCGTCGGCGCGAATACGCTCGCCCTGCCCCGCGCGACCGGCAGCGACGATCCCAACGCGGATATCTACGCCGATGCCAAGGCCCGCGCGGAAGCGGCCGGCGTCGCCGTGGTGGAGATACCGTCGCCGGGCCGCATCACCAGCGGCGACCGGATCGAGCCCGCGAGCTACGCAAATTTCGCGATCACGAGCCATCTCGTCGTCGTGCCGACCTTCGGCAGCCCCTATGACGAAGAGGGCGTGGCCGCGATTGCAGAGCTCTTCCCGGATCGTGCCACGATCGGCCTCAGGGGCGACGCCGTGCTCGCCGGCGGGGGCGGATTCCACTGCGCCAGCCAGCAGATGCCGGCCGCCCGCGCACGGATTTAA
- a CDS encoding acyl-CoA synthetase → MHPITHAQARPDHPAIIMSGSGETMTYGEMDDYANRFAQLLRARGLKAGDHFGVLMENNIHYLPIVWGSQRAGTMMVPVSTRLTAPEICYILNDAGVKLLVTTAKFDDRMDDMRASCSDMEFLIVGSGDEEDFEAALNAQPAEPIADQAPGQYMLYSSGTTGSPKGVRPAPPDSDDILAPNPLVGLAVMGAGMPADGSMVYLSPAPLYHAAPLGWCTTAQRLGGTVVVMEHFDPQHALETIEKYRITDSQWVPTHFVRMLKLEPHEREGYDLSSHQRALHAAAPCPVPIKREMIEWWGPIINEYYAGSEGIGMTLIKAEDWLTHPGSVGRAIYGKLHVCDGDGNEVPAGQDGLLFFENDLIPTYHNDPEKTAEAMHPKGWMTLGDIGHLDEDGFLYLTDRKSHMIISGGVNIYPQEIENLLVTHDKVMDAAVIGAPCPDFGEKVVAVVQPIDMSEAGEGLEAELREFLAPSLAKIKMPKLFDFRPELPREANGKLYKRELRDEYQRMAEEETEQA, encoded by the coding sequence ATGCACCCGATCACGCATGCACAGGCGCGCCCCGACCACCCCGCAATCATCATGTCGGGCAGCGGGGAGACGATGACCTATGGCGAGATGGACGACTATGCCAACCGCTTCGCCCAGCTGCTGCGCGCAAGGGGTCTGAAGGCCGGCGACCACTTCGGCGTGCTGATGGAAAACAACATCCATTACCTGCCCATCGTCTGGGGATCGCAGCGCGCCGGGACGATGATGGTGCCCGTCTCCACCCGCCTGACCGCGCCGGAGATCTGCTACATCCTCAATGATGCAGGGGTGAAGCTGCTGGTCACGACCGCCAAGTTCGATGATCGCATGGACGATATGCGCGCCAGCTGCAGCGACATGGAATTCCTGATTGTCGGTTCGGGCGATGAGGAGGATTTCGAGGCTGCCCTCAATGCCCAGCCTGCAGAACCGATCGCGGACCAGGCGCCGGGCCAGTACATGCTCTATTCCTCGGGGACCACAGGCAGCCCCAAGGGCGTTCGCCCCGCGCCGCCCGACAGCGACGATATCCTTGCGCCCAATCCGCTTGTCGGCCTCGCCGTCATGGGTGCCGGCATGCCCGCAGATGGCAGCATGGTCTACCTGTCGCCCGCGCCGCTTTACCACGCGGCGCCGCTCGGCTGGTGCACCACGGCTCAGCGCCTTGGCGGGACGGTCGTGGTGATGGAACATTTCGATCCCCAGCATGCCCTCGAGACGATCGAGAAGTACAGGATCACCGACAGCCAGTGGGTGCCGACGCATTTCGTGCGCATGCTCAAGCTCGAACCGCACGAGCGCGAGGGTTATGACCTCTCGAGCCACCAGCGCGCGCTCCATGCGGCCGCGCCCTGCCCCGTTCCGATCAAGCGCGAGATGATCGAATGGTGGGGCCCGATCATCAACGAATATTACGCCGGGTCCGAAGGCATCGGCATGACGCTGATCAAGGCCGAGGACTGGCTCACCCATCCGGGCAGCGTGGGCCGGGCGATCTATGGCAAGCTCCATGTCTGCGATGGCGACGGCAACGAGGTCCCCGCCGGGCAGGACGGGCTGTTGTTCTTCGAGAACGACCTCATCCCGACCTATCACAACGATCCGGAGAAAACGGCCGAGGCGATGCACCCGAAGGGCTGGATGACGCTGGGCGATATCGGCCACCTCGACGAAGACGGGTTCCTCTACCTGACCGACCGCAAGAGCCACATGATCATCTCGGGCGGGGTCAACATCTACCCGCAGGAGATCGAGAACCTGCTGGTCACGCATGACAAGGTGATGGATGCCGCCGTCATTGGCGCTCCCTGCCCCGATTTCGGCGAGAAGGTGGTCGCGGTCGTCCAGCCGATCGACATGTCAGAGGCCGGCGAAGGCCTCGAGGCGGAACTGCGCGAATTCCTCGCCCCCAGCCTTGCCAAGATCAAGATGCCGAAGCTGTTCGATTTCCGCCCCGAACTCCCGCGCGAGGCGAATGGCAAGCTCTACAAGCGCGAACTGCGTGACGAGTACCAGCGCATGGCCGAGGAAGAAACGGAGCAGGCGTGA
- a CDS encoding YqiJ family protein, whose translation MTLLEPHNMPFAAALGIMLVLAIVQMIGVADFGDADVDLDIDGEGLPDAGMFDGLLTLLGIGRIPLTIWLALFLLMFAGIGLSIQELATSLTGSPLYSWLAALMAGVAALPVTGVFARPLGRILPKDHTTAVSTESLVGRRATISIGVARAGSPARARVKDIHGQTHRVMVEPHEASSELHEGDEVLLVRREGNQFYATALAERRLSPTVNQ comes from the coding sequence ATGACTTTGCTAGAGCCGCACAACATGCCGTTTGCGGCCGCTCTTGGCATCATGCTCGTCCTCGCGATCGTGCAGATGATCGGTGTCGCCGATTTCGGTGATGCGGATGTCGATCTGGACATCGATGGCGAGGGCTTGCCGGATGCGGGGATGTTCGACGGGCTGCTGACGCTGCTCGGTATCGGACGCATCCCGCTGACGATCTGGCTGGCGCTGTTCCTGCTCATGTTCGCAGGCATTGGCCTGTCGATCCAGGAGCTCGCGACAAGCCTCACCGGCAGCCCGCTCTACAGCTGGCTTGCCGCGCTGATGGCCGGCGTCGCCGCACTTCCGGTGACGGGCGTTTTCGCCCGGCCGCTGGGTCGCATCCTGCCCAAGGACCACACCACCGCTGTCAGCACCGAAAGCCTTGTCGGCCGCCGTGCGACGATCAGCATCGGCGTGGCCCGTGCGGGATCTCCTGCGCGAGCGAGGGTGAAGGACATCCACGGCCAGACCCACCGGGTCATGGTGGAGCCGCACGAGGCATCATCCGAACTCCACGAAGGCGACGAGGTCCTCCTCGTCCGCCGCGAGGGAAATCAATTCTACGCGACCGCGCTCGCCGAGCGCCGCCTGTCGCCAACGGTCAATCAATAA
- a CDS encoding ferritin-like domain-containing protein yields MTSVARAIREALLTGDKSAKVFAARKVARDWRLGRLSFEFDCTMPDRPQWPDTLELRLPRDMPRRGKGGSEKGRIALWHSLAHIEFVAIDLALDMAGRFGESMGEGFVSDFLAVAADEAMHFAILERKLDSLGSTYGALPAHDGLWSAAQDTAHDVAARLAIVPMVLEARGLDVTPATLERVAKQGDENGAKILQRILDDEIRHVAFGSKHFRAVCVERGENPPESWRKLVKTHFSGGLKPPFNDSARSAAGLSRDFYAGIA; encoded by the coding sequence ATGACCTCTGTCGCCCGCGCCATTCGCGAAGCTCTGCTGACGGGCGACAAGTCGGCCAAGGTCTTTGCCGCCCGCAAGGTGGCGCGCGACTGGCGGCTGGGGCGGCTCTCCTTCGAGTTCGACTGCACCATGCCCGATCGTCCGCAATGGCCCGATACGCTCGAACTGCGCCTGCCGCGCGATATGCCGAGACGCGGGAAGGGCGGCAGCGAGAAAGGGCGCATCGCCCTGTGGCACTCGCTCGCCCATATCGAATTCGTCGCGATTGACCTCGCGCTCGACATGGCGGGGCGGTTTGGGGAATCGATGGGGGAGGGCTTCGTTTCGGACTTCCTCGCGGTGGCCGCAGACGAAGCCATGCATTTCGCGATTCTCGAGCGCAAACTCGATTCGCTCGGCTCGACCTACGGGGCGTTGCCTGCGCACGACGGGCTGTGGAGCGCTGCGCAAGACACCGCGCATGACGTCGCCGCGCGGCTTGCGATCGTTCCCATGGTCCTCGAAGCGCGGGGGCTCGACGTCACTCCGGCGACGCTCGAAAGGGTCGCCAAGCAAGGTGATGAAAACGGGGCGAAAATTCTGCAGCGAATCCTTGACGACGAAATCCGTCATGTCGCCTTCGGCTCAAAGCACTTTCGCGCAGTTTGCGTGGAACGCGGCGAGAACCCGCCGGAATCATGGCGAAAATTGGTCAAAACGCACTTTTCGGGAGGGCTGAAGCCACCATTCAACGACTCGGCGCGTTCCGCAGCCGGTTTATCGCGGGACTTCTACGCTGGTATTGCGTGA
- a CDS encoding peroxiredoxin, which translates to MTTYAEGDAFPDFTMETPEGGTVTKADLAGRKAVIFFYPKDNTPGCTTEAKDFTAAKADFEKAGTYLLGVSKDSAKKHQNFIAKHDLTVDLATDAEENGLSDELGVWGEKKNYGRTYMGMIRSTYLLDEDGTILRIWPKVRVKGHVDEVLEAARGA; encoded by the coding sequence ATGACGACTTATGCAGAAGGCGATGCCTTCCCCGATTTCACCATGGAAACGCCCGAGGGCGGAACCGTGACCAAGGCCGACCTTGCAGGCAGGAAGGCCGTGATCTTCTTCTATCCGAAGGACAACACCCCCGGTTGCACGACCGAGGCAAAGGATTTCACCGCGGCCAAGGCGGACTTTGAAAAGGCGGGCACCTATTTGCTCGGCGTGAGCAAGGATTCGGCGAAGAAGCACCAGAATTTCATCGCCAAGCACGATCTCACGGTGGACCTCGCCACCGATGCCGAGGAAAACGGCCTGTCGGACGAACTCGGTGTCTGGGGCGAGAAGAAGAATTACGGGCGCACCTATATGGGCATGATCCGTTCGACCTACCTGCTCGATGAAGACGGTACGATCCTGCGCATCTGGCCCAAGGTCCGCGTGAAGGGTCATGTCGATGAAGTGCTGGAGGCGGCGCGCGGCGCATGA
- a CDS encoding cytochrome P450 — MTAQDRPTLDPRTAYDVISAEKYADWDPLLDTFDRLREETPLVWVEDPEHRHPPFWLVSRYEDAMRISKDNATFLNNPQTVVFSLTEGIEFAKSVTGGSPHLVASLVTFDAPIHMKYRKLTQEWFMPKNLRTLEHDIRELADKTVDRLIKAGPQADFCKLVSQPYPLHVVMQILGVPEEDEPRMLLLTQQMFGGQDEELNQSGMKDLPPEAITQLVAGAVKDFEAYFAKLTAEKRANPTDDVASTIANARIDGEPLNDRDMMGYYIIVAAAGHDTTSASTAGAMLALAQDPEQWARVREDRSLLPGIVEEAIRWTSPVQHFMRTAAEDTEIAGQKIAKGDWVMINYVAANHDPAQFDEPRKFDAGRSPNRHLAFGAGAHQCLGLHLARLEMKILFEVLLDRIETVELAGEPKRAKSTFVGGLKTLPLRVGVA; from the coding sequence ATGACGGCGCAGGACAGGCCAACGCTCGACCCCAGGACCGCCTACGATGTCATCTCGGCCGAGAAATATGCCGACTGGGACCCGCTGCTCGACACGTTCGATCGCCTGCGCGAGGAAACGCCGCTGGTCTGGGTGGAAGATCCCGAACATCGCCATCCGCCGTTCTGGCTGGTCTCGCGCTATGAGGATGCGATGCGCATTTCGAAGGACAATGCGACCTTCCTCAACAATCCGCAGACGGTCGTGTTCAGCCTCACCGAAGGGATCGAATTCGCCAAGAGCGTGACCGGCGGCAGTCCGCACCTCGTCGCCAGCCTCGTGACCTTCGATGCGCCGATCCACATGAAGTATCGCAAGCTGACGCAGGAATGGTTCATGCCCAAGAACCTGCGCACGCTGGAACACGATATCCGCGAGCTGGCAGACAAGACGGTCGACCGGCTGATCAAGGCCGGGCCGCAAGCCGACTTTTGCAAGCTCGTCTCGCAGCCCTACCCGCTGCATGTGGTGATGCAGATCCTCGGCGTTCCGGAAGAGGACGAACCGCGCATGCTGTTGCTGACGCAGCAGATGTTCGGCGGGCAGGACGAGGAACTGAACCAGTCGGGCATGAAAGACCTGCCTCCCGAAGCCATCACCCAGCTCGTTGCCGGCGCGGTGAAGGATTTCGAGGCCTATTTTGCCAAGCTCACCGCAGAGAAGCGGGCCAATCCGACCGACGATGTCGCCAGCACCATCGCCAATGCAAGGATCGACGGCGAGCCGCTGAACGACCGCGACATGATGGGCTATTACATTATCGTCGCCGCCGCCGGGCACGACACCACGAGCGCCAGCACGGCAGGCGCGATGCTGGCGCTGGCACAGGACCCGGAGCAATGGGCACGCGTGCGCGAGGACCGCTCGCTCCTTCCCGGCATCGTCGAGGAAGCGATCCGCTGGACCAGCCCGGTGCAGCACTTCATGCGCACTGCGGCAGAAGATACCGAGATCGCCGGCCAGAAAATCGCCAAGGGCGACTGGGTGATGATCAATTACGTCGCCGCCAACCACGACCCGGCGCAATTCGACGAGCCGCGCAAGTTCGATGCCGGCCGCAGCCCCAATCGCCACCTTGCCTTCGGCGCAGGCGCACACCAGTGCCTCGGCCTGCACCTTGCCAGGCTCGAGATGAAGATCCTTTTCGAGGTGCTGCTCGACCGGATCGAGACAGTCGAACTGGCAGGCGAGCCCAAGCGGGCCAAGTCGACCTTCGTGGGCGGGTTGAAGACGCTCCCGCTGCGGGTCGGAGTGGCCTGA
- a CDS encoding sulfite exporter TauE/SafE family protein yields MLGLPFEAIAIALLTALAAGFVRGLAGFGLSVVIVPVLALTIAPKEAVLVGNISLFLIGLTDIGRIRRDANRSAIPITLLALACMPLGLWALVTLSADWARMLIAMVSLGAFVLVVVPLGKVALPRKPAMGLSGFFTGFFGGFAGMPGPGMAPFYLRGRLEPRSARASMMAIFLVLTPLSSILFIALGVGGKREVLLALLLFPAVLVGDLFGHAAFGRVTARQWQVSVALVLGGAAAGAVWKLLQG; encoded by the coding sequence ATGCTCGGACTGCCTTTCGAAGCGATTGCCATTGCGCTGTTGACGGCGCTTGCTGCCGGATTTGTCCGCGGGCTGGCAGGCTTCGGCCTGTCGGTGGTGATCGTGCCCGTCCTCGCGCTGACCATCGCGCCGAAGGAAGCGGTGCTGGTGGGCAATATCTCGCTGTTCCTGATCGGACTGACGGATATCGGACGCATCCGCCGCGATGCCAACAGATCTGCGATCCCGATCACCTTGCTCGCGCTCGCCTGCATGCCGCTCGGCCTGTGGGCGCTCGTCACGCTGAGCGCGGACTGGGCCCGGATGCTGATCGCAATGGTTTCGCTCGGAGCCTTCGTGCTGGTGGTCGTGCCGCTCGGCAAGGTGGCCCTGCCGCGCAAGCCTGCCATGGGCCTCTCGGGTTTCTTCACCGGCTTCTTCGGAGGCTTTGCCGGCATGCCCGGTCCGGGAATGGCCCCGTTCTACCTGCGTGGGCGCTTGGAGCCCCGTTCTGCGCGCGCGTCGATGATGGCGATCTTCCTCGTGCTTACCCCGCTGTCCTCGATCCTGTTCATCGCCCTTGGTGTCGGCGGAAAGCGCGAAGTGCTGCTTGCGCTGCTGCTCTTCCCGGCGGTCCTCGTCGGCGACCTGTTCGGGCATGCCGCCTTCGGCCGCGTCACTGCGCGCCAGTGGCAGGTGAGTGTAGCCCTCGTGCTGGGCGGCGCAGCGGCGGGAGCTGTGTGGAAGTTGTTGCAAGGGTAG